Proteins from one Syngnathus scovelli strain Florida chromosome 17, RoL_Ssco_1.2, whole genome shotgun sequence genomic window:
- the LOC125984892 gene encoding uncharacterized protein isoform X2, which translates to MEEPAVQQDKLDSSWEEGHDGGKANWKNECSLSSLLKHSCLLCWSSPRETDVVETDERVLSKSAEIRELENAVTVENLELQEQQSDRKELEETLVKLENHKDKLIQQIKATRQLCYEESQQILSLQAEEVKRESQVEEYERELARARWRLRKLKEEVKQAKSKMEEAGERNYPLQDSIRQSYEEILQEEHTLCSVSGGAVTPESQLEGSTSPADTTEDEPLPIRPWGRSQSLPAYADLIMVANSAPFCNNLADTREEVDDSSSSSPKMDRSNLEDDPDEGDISEDQGEIKEQSILNKLDFYQADPFAHCHIGHDLFNEDLFPKTDSSDGFTSDPFKGSDPFAADILFPEANVGCDDGEVILCDEADTSLSCAENKASTGTQCFECEFPDEDSDIEISYSQEDLDTIPGTNDNHGFKPIQSSSEELGPEPIRGWHTQGQFSVESDPNGYELDLSAVSPPSDIEEHSLGSLVGEFTKEGTAKVEEAAIVPELGDPASLVSNTTSTKDSTQHLDSDGEVPDWLSGIKKKPEDPSTSPNSVAAHKGYTEHESQQANLSFDCELTSQSSFDPYGFKLSPEHSSLTLLDPDEAELSPAPSDQDLDFDPEHASSQPDPLCFYSYEYEIPSSQMLQDSDPYGFKLSLEKENQEVPEPCCDDNMENIGEFHNKDNEESFHYSNQEVLEPLPHENQEVLDPCSDNNQELPDVFESRNQEVMELSSLANREIVTLVSQENQEFTNLCSPENQEVVEHYYFISDKDVEEHKSDNQEVLEFCSQANPEQFDFSCTENQEVLDFDSYGNQEVVENQDEPALDHQGTMNLDNNEYEKLLDLDGHNNQEVLDLVKDEPSPETNNNQSVLKPELSNSSDSDMAPEELQPSNISVGDALMDCSLMSTNQTCVSHDPSHNMLEGDLGSVFRAGGYIGCPDVADDLEPMSHRQVNSVAEPVRPVRPVRPPRPSLRAKEKVESPTQGIDLK; encoded by the exons ATGGAGGAGCCAGCAGTGCAGCAGGATAAATTAGACAGCTCATGGGAAGAAGGGCATGATGGAGGAAAGGCTAATTGGAAGAATGAATGTTCCCTTTCCTCACTCCTGAAACACTCTTGTCTTCTCTGCTGGTCGTCTCCCAGGGAaactgacgtcgtggaaacggacGAAAGAGTCCTCAGCAAGTCAGCCGAGATCAGA GAGCTTGAGAATGCGGTAACAGTGGAAAATCTAGAGCTGCAGGAGCAGCAGTCAGACCGCAAGGAGCTAGAAGAAACACTGGTTAAATTAGAAAATCACAAAGATAAGCTTATTCAGCAAATAAAAGCAACCAGACAGCTCTGCTATGAAGAAAGTCAACAG ataCTATCTCTGCAGGCTGAAGAGGTTAAGAGGGAGAGCCAAGTTGAGGAGTATGAGCGAGAGCTTGCCAGAGCCAGATGGAGACTGAGGAAGCTCAAAGAGGAGGTGAAACAGGCCAAGAGCAAGATGGAGGAGGCTGGGGAGAGGAACTATCCTCTCCAGGACTCCATTAGACAGTCCTATGAAGAAATCTTGCAG GAAGAGCACACGCTATGTTCTGTGTCAGGTGGTGCAGTCACTCCAGAGAGCCAGCTTGAAGGCTCAACATCTCCTGCAGATACAACTGAGGATGAACCACTTCCAATCAGACCATGGGGAAGGAGCCAATCACTGCCTGCGTATGCTGACCTAATCATG GTAGCCAACAGCGCACCTTTCTGCAATAATTTGGCTGATACCAGAGAAGAGGTAGATGACAGTAGCAGCAGCTCACCAAAG ATGGACAGGTCTAACCTGGAAGACGATCCAGACGAGGGTGACATCAGTGAGGATCAAGGGGAAATAAAGGAACAGTCCATTCTAAACAAATTGGACTTCTATCAAGCTGACCCATTTGCGCATTGTCATATAGGCC atgaccTATTTAATGAAGACCTCTTTCCAAAAACAGACTCATCAG ATGGATTTACATCAGATCCTTTCAAAGGCAGTGACCCCTTTGCAGCGGACATTTTGTTTCCAGAAGCCAACGTTGGTTGTGATGACGGAGAAGTAATTCTTTGCGATGAGGCCGACACTAGTCTATCTTGTGCTGAAAATAAAGCTTCAACGGGAACACAGTGTTTTGAGTGCGAGTTTCCCGATGAAGATAGTGACATTGAGATCAGCTATAGTCAAGAGGATCTTGACACCATCCCTGGGACAAATGATAACCATGGATTTAAACCAATCCAGAGTTCATCTGAGGAACTCGGCCCAGAACCCATACGAGGCTGGCATACCCAGGGTCAGTTTTCTGTAGAATCTGATCCCAATGGGTATGAACTGGACCTCAGCGCCGTCTCCCCACCCTCTGACATCGAGGAACACAGTCTTGGATCTCTGGTTGGAGAGTTTACCAAGGAGGGTACAGCAAAAGTGGAGGAAG cCGCCATTGTCCCTGAGCTTGGTGATCCAGCATCGTTGGTGTCAAACACAACAAGCACGAAAGACAGCACTCAGCATCTTGACAGTGATGGAGAAGTACCAGATTGGCTGAGTGGCATCAAAAAGAAACCAGAAGACCCTTCAACATCTCCAAACTCTGTCGCCGCTCATAAAGGCTACACTGAACACGAGTCACAACAGGCCAACCTGAGTTTTGACTGTGAACTAACAAGTCAGTCTTCTTTTGATCCATATGGCTTCAAACTCAGTCCAGAACATTCTAGTCTCACCCTCTTGGACCCCGATGAAGCTGAGCTGAGCCCAGCACCCAGTGATCAAGATCTGGATTTTGACCCAGAACACGCTTCTTCTCAACCAGACCCATTGTGTTTTTATTCCTATGAGTATGAAATCCCTTCTTCTCAAATGCTACAGGACTCCGATCCCTATGGCTTTAAGCTCAGCCTTGAAAAAGAGAATCAGGAGGTGCCCGAACCTTGTTGCGATGATAATATGGAAAACATTGGTGAATTTCACAATAAGGACAACGAAGAATCCTTTCACTATAGCAATCAAGAAGTACTAGAACCTCTTCCTCATGAAAACCAAGAAGTGCTTGATCCTTGTAGCGACAATAACCAAGAACTGCCGGATGTTTTTGAAAGTCGAAACCAAGAAGTGATGGAATTATCTTCTCTGGCCAACAGGGAAATTGTAACGTTAGTAAGCCAAGAAAATCAAGAATTCACAAATCTTTGTAGTCCTGAAAACCAAGAAGTGGTTGAACACTATTACTTTATAAGTGACAAGGATGTTGAAGAGCATAAAAGTGATAACCAAGAAGTGCTGGAATTTTGTAGCCAAGCTAATCCAGAGCAATTTGATTTCTCCTGTACTGAGAATCAGGAAGTGTTGGATTTCGACAGCTACGGCAACCAAGAAGTAGTTGAAAATCAGGACGAGCCAGCTTTAGATCACCAAGGAACAATGAATCTCGATAATAACGAATATGAGAAATTGCTCGATTTGGATGGTCATAATAACCAGGAAGTGTTGGACTTGGTAAAAGATGAGCCAAGCCCTGAAACCAACAACAATCAGTCCGTCCTCAAACCAGAGTTGAGTAACAGCTCCGACAGTGATATGGCACCAGAAGAACTACAACCCAGCAATATCAGTGTCGGAGACGCCCTCATGGACTGCAGCCTTATGTCCACCAACCAGACTT
- the LOC125984892 gene encoding uncharacterized protein isoform X1 has product MEEPAVQQDKLDSSWEEGHDGGKANWKNECSLSSLLKHSCLLCWSSPRETDVVETDERVLSKSAEIRVRRPQHLALELENAVTVENLELQEQQSDRKELEETLVKLENHKDKLIQQIKATRQLCYEESQQILSLQAEEVKRESQVEEYERELARARWRLRKLKEEVKQAKSKMEEAGERNYPLQDSIRQSYEEILQEEHTLCSVSGGAVTPESQLEGSTSPADTTEDEPLPIRPWGRSQSLPAYADLIMVANSAPFCNNLADTREEVDDSSSSSPKMDRSNLEDDPDEGDISEDQGEIKEQSILNKLDFYQADPFAHCHIGHDLFNEDLFPKTDSSDGFTSDPFKGSDPFAADILFPEANVGCDDGEVILCDEADTSLSCAENKASTGTQCFECEFPDEDSDIEISYSQEDLDTIPGTNDNHGFKPIQSSSEELGPEPIRGWHTQGQFSVESDPNGYELDLSAVSPPSDIEEHSLGSLVGEFTKEGTAKVEEAAIVPELGDPASLVSNTTSTKDSTQHLDSDGEVPDWLSGIKKKPEDPSTSPNSVAAHKGYTEHESQQANLSFDCELTSQSSFDPYGFKLSPEHSSLTLLDPDEAELSPAPSDQDLDFDPEHASSQPDPLCFYSYEYEIPSSQMLQDSDPYGFKLSLEKENQEVPEPCCDDNMENIGEFHNKDNEESFHYSNQEVLEPLPHENQEVLDPCSDNNQELPDVFESRNQEVMELSSLANREIVTLVSQENQEFTNLCSPENQEVVEHYYFISDKDVEEHKSDNQEVLEFCSQANPEQFDFSCTENQEVLDFDSYGNQEVVENQDEPALDHQGTMNLDNNEYEKLLDLDGHNNQEVLDLVKDEPSPETNNNQSVLKPELSNSSDSDMAPEELQPSNISVGDALMDCSLMSTNQTCVSHDPSHNMLEGDLGSVFRAGGYIGCPDVADDLEPMSHRQVNSVAEPVRPVRPVRPPRPSLRAKEKVESPTQGIDLK; this is encoded by the exons ATGGAGGAGCCAGCAGTGCAGCAGGATAAATTAGACAGCTCATGGGAAGAAGGGCATGATGGAGGAAAGGCTAATTGGAAGAATGAATGTTCCCTTTCCTCACTCCTGAAACACTCTTGTCTTCTCTGCTGGTCGTCTCCCAGGGAaactgacgtcgtggaaacggacGAAAGAGTCCTCAGCAAGTCAGCCGAGATCAGAGTAAGAAGACCGCAGCACCTTgcgctg GAGCTTGAGAATGCGGTAACAGTGGAAAATCTAGAGCTGCAGGAGCAGCAGTCAGACCGCAAGGAGCTAGAAGAAACACTGGTTAAATTAGAAAATCACAAAGATAAGCTTATTCAGCAAATAAAAGCAACCAGACAGCTCTGCTATGAAGAAAGTCAACAG ataCTATCTCTGCAGGCTGAAGAGGTTAAGAGGGAGAGCCAAGTTGAGGAGTATGAGCGAGAGCTTGCCAGAGCCAGATGGAGACTGAGGAAGCTCAAAGAGGAGGTGAAACAGGCCAAGAGCAAGATGGAGGAGGCTGGGGAGAGGAACTATCCTCTCCAGGACTCCATTAGACAGTCCTATGAAGAAATCTTGCAG GAAGAGCACACGCTATGTTCTGTGTCAGGTGGTGCAGTCACTCCAGAGAGCCAGCTTGAAGGCTCAACATCTCCTGCAGATACAACTGAGGATGAACCACTTCCAATCAGACCATGGGGAAGGAGCCAATCACTGCCTGCGTATGCTGACCTAATCATG GTAGCCAACAGCGCACCTTTCTGCAATAATTTGGCTGATACCAGAGAAGAGGTAGATGACAGTAGCAGCAGCTCACCAAAG ATGGACAGGTCTAACCTGGAAGACGATCCAGACGAGGGTGACATCAGTGAGGATCAAGGGGAAATAAAGGAACAGTCCATTCTAAACAAATTGGACTTCTATCAAGCTGACCCATTTGCGCATTGTCATATAGGCC atgaccTATTTAATGAAGACCTCTTTCCAAAAACAGACTCATCAG ATGGATTTACATCAGATCCTTTCAAAGGCAGTGACCCCTTTGCAGCGGACATTTTGTTTCCAGAAGCCAACGTTGGTTGTGATGACGGAGAAGTAATTCTTTGCGATGAGGCCGACACTAGTCTATCTTGTGCTGAAAATAAAGCTTCAACGGGAACACAGTGTTTTGAGTGCGAGTTTCCCGATGAAGATAGTGACATTGAGATCAGCTATAGTCAAGAGGATCTTGACACCATCCCTGGGACAAATGATAACCATGGATTTAAACCAATCCAGAGTTCATCTGAGGAACTCGGCCCAGAACCCATACGAGGCTGGCATACCCAGGGTCAGTTTTCTGTAGAATCTGATCCCAATGGGTATGAACTGGACCTCAGCGCCGTCTCCCCACCCTCTGACATCGAGGAACACAGTCTTGGATCTCTGGTTGGAGAGTTTACCAAGGAGGGTACAGCAAAAGTGGAGGAAG cCGCCATTGTCCCTGAGCTTGGTGATCCAGCATCGTTGGTGTCAAACACAACAAGCACGAAAGACAGCACTCAGCATCTTGACAGTGATGGAGAAGTACCAGATTGGCTGAGTGGCATCAAAAAGAAACCAGAAGACCCTTCAACATCTCCAAACTCTGTCGCCGCTCATAAAGGCTACACTGAACACGAGTCACAACAGGCCAACCTGAGTTTTGACTGTGAACTAACAAGTCAGTCTTCTTTTGATCCATATGGCTTCAAACTCAGTCCAGAACATTCTAGTCTCACCCTCTTGGACCCCGATGAAGCTGAGCTGAGCCCAGCACCCAGTGATCAAGATCTGGATTTTGACCCAGAACACGCTTCTTCTCAACCAGACCCATTGTGTTTTTATTCCTATGAGTATGAAATCCCTTCTTCTCAAATGCTACAGGACTCCGATCCCTATGGCTTTAAGCTCAGCCTTGAAAAAGAGAATCAGGAGGTGCCCGAACCTTGTTGCGATGATAATATGGAAAACATTGGTGAATTTCACAATAAGGACAACGAAGAATCCTTTCACTATAGCAATCAAGAAGTACTAGAACCTCTTCCTCATGAAAACCAAGAAGTGCTTGATCCTTGTAGCGACAATAACCAAGAACTGCCGGATGTTTTTGAAAGTCGAAACCAAGAAGTGATGGAATTATCTTCTCTGGCCAACAGGGAAATTGTAACGTTAGTAAGCCAAGAAAATCAAGAATTCACAAATCTTTGTAGTCCTGAAAACCAAGAAGTGGTTGAACACTATTACTTTATAAGTGACAAGGATGTTGAAGAGCATAAAAGTGATAACCAAGAAGTGCTGGAATTTTGTAGCCAAGCTAATCCAGAGCAATTTGATTTCTCCTGTACTGAGAATCAGGAAGTGTTGGATTTCGACAGCTACGGCAACCAAGAAGTAGTTGAAAATCAGGACGAGCCAGCTTTAGATCACCAAGGAACAATGAATCTCGATAATAACGAATATGAGAAATTGCTCGATTTGGATGGTCATAATAACCAGGAAGTGTTGGACTTGGTAAAAGATGAGCCAAGCCCTGAAACCAACAACAATCAGTCCGTCCTCAAACCAGAGTTGAGTAACAGCTCCGACAGTGATATGGCACCAGAAGAACTACAACCCAGCAATATCAGTGTCGGAGACGCCCTCATGGACTGCAGCCTTATGTCCACCAACCAGACTT